The proteins below are encoded in one region of Flavobacterium nackdongense:
- the mutL gene encoding DNA mismatch repair endonuclease MutL, giving the protein MSSIIQLLPDHVANQIAAGEVVQRPASVVKELLENAVDAGATDIKLILKDAGKSLVQVIDNGKGMSVTDARLCFERHATSKIRQAEDLFSLHTKGFRGEALASIAAIAHVEMKTKQDQEELGTHIVIEGSKFVSQEVAVLPKGTSFGVKNLFFNIPARRNFLKSDTVEYRHIVDEFQRLSLAHPKIYFTFFHNGSEMFNLPPSSLRQRIVAVFSGKTNEKLVPVTEETEIVNIQGFVCKPEFAKKNRGEQFFFVNDRFIKSGYLHHAVMAAYDGLLKDGAQPSYFIYLQVPPHTIDINIHPTKTEIKFDDESALYAILRASIKHSLGQFNVAPVLDFERDANLDTPYHYKDLEGATPTIQVDRSFNPFAEDSKPNKHFTNSNSSFRKAEPSANWESLYVGLKQDSEEIDTTIFENEAVTSSLFNTDEVEQKVNKTYQIHKKYIVNPIKSGMIIVDQQRAHQRILYEQFLTNITVHLASSQQLLFPLHLYFSIDEMQLIAELKPSLTNTGFVFEETYEDSVVISGLPVNVSESEASIVLEQLLSDLQNGIPESSFSQNDTIAKSMARSLAVKTGTYMTEKEQENLVNGLFACKDPNVSPFQKPTFITIRVEDLDKKFAL; this is encoded by the coding sequence ATGTCGAGTATCATACAATTACTTCCTGATCACGTTGCTAATCAAATTGCCGCTGGCGAAGTCGTACAGCGTCCGGCGTCGGTTGTCAAGGAATTACTCGAAAATGCCGTCGATGCTGGAGCTACCGATATTAAATTGATACTAAAAGACGCGGGAAAATCGCTGGTTCAAGTGATTGATAACGGCAAGGGAATGAGTGTGACTGATGCGCGATTGTGTTTTGAACGTCACGCCACTTCCAAAATTCGTCAGGCCGAAGATTTGTTCTCTTTGCACACCAAAGGATTTCGTGGCGAAGCGTTGGCGTCGATTGCTGCAATTGCTCATGTCGAAATGAAAACCAAGCAAGACCAAGAGGAATTAGGAACTCATATCGTAATCGAAGGCAGTAAATTTGTATCGCAAGAAGTAGCGGTTTTGCCAAAGGGAACTTCGTTTGGGGTCAAAAATTTATTTTTTAATATTCCGGCTCGTCGTAATTTCCTGAAATCGGATACCGTGGAATACCGCCATATTGTGGATGAATTTCAAAGGTTGTCCTTGGCACATCCCAAAATATATTTTACCTTTTTTCATAACGGAAGCGAAATGTTCAATTTGCCTCCTTCCAGTTTGAGGCAGCGTATTGTGGCTGTTTTTTCGGGTAAAACCAATGAAAAATTAGTACCGGTGACCGAAGAAACTGAAATTGTAAATATTCAAGGTTTTGTTTGTAAACCCGAATTTGCAAAAAAAAATCGGGGAGAACAGTTTTTCTTTGTCAATGATCGATTTATAAAAAGTGGGTATCTGCACCACGCCGTTATGGCTGCTTATGATGGTTTGCTCAAAGATGGTGCCCAACCCAGTTATTTCATTTACCTGCAAGTGCCACCCCATACGATTGATATAAATATTCATCCCACGAAAACGGAAATCAAATTTGATGATGAGTCGGCTTTGTATGCCATTTTACGGGCATCTATAAAACACAGTTTGGGGCAGTTTAATGTGGCGCCCGTATTGGATTTTGAGCGTGATGCCAATTTAGACACACCTTATCATTATAAAGACCTAGAGGGAGCTACTCCAACCATTCAAGTGGATCGAAGTTTCAATCCTTTTGCGGAAGATTCCAAACCCAATAAGCATTTTACCAATTCCAATTCTAGTTTTAGAAAGGCAGAGCCAAGTGCAAACTGGGAAAGTTTGTATGTAGGCCTTAAGCAAGATTCCGAGGAAATAGACACCACGATATTTGAAAATGAAGCGGTAACTTCTTCCTTATTCAACACGGATGAGGTGGAGCAAAAAGTCAATAAAACTTACCAAATTCATAAAAAATATATTGTAAATCCGATAAAATCAGGAATGATCATTGTCGATCAGCAGCGGGCACATCAACGGATTTTATACGAACAATTTTTGACCAATATCACGGTTCATCTAGCGTCGAGCCAGCAATTGTTATTTCCGTTGCATTTGTATTTTTCCATAGATGAAATGCAGTTGATAGCCGAGTTGAAACCTTCGTTGACCAATACTGGTTTTGTTTTCGAAGAAACCTATGAAGATAGTGTAGTCATTTCGGGATTGCCTGTCAATGTTTCCGAGAGTGAAGCTTCGATAGTTTTAGAACAGCTTTTGAGTGATTTACAAAACGGAATTCCCGAAAGCAGTTTCAGTCAAAACGATACGATTGCCAAATCGATGGCTCGAAGTTTAGCTGTAAAAACAGGTACCTATATGACCGAAAAAGAACAAGAAAACTTGGTCAACGGTCTTTTTGCCTGCAAAGACCCTAATGTTTCTCCCTTTCAAAAACCTACTTTCATCACCATCCGTGTGGAAGATTTAGACAAAAAATTTGCCTTATGA
- the ribH gene encoding 6,7-dimethyl-8-ribityllumazine synthase — protein MATINKNLSEYDKNTIPDAKNFRFGIVVSEWNDTITEGLCYGAVTGLLENEVPSEHIIRWNVPGSFELIYGAKKMLQTQNVDAVIAIGCVIQGETKHFDFVCEGVAQGIKDLNVQTDVPVIFCVLTDNTMQQSIDRSGGIHGNKGTEAAIAAIKMAYLRHQASFSHQLKNQQLLSTGPLQIEGLKMIEE, from the coding sequence ATGGCAACTATAAATAAAAACTTATCCGAATACGATAAAAACACAATCCCAGACGCGAAAAATTTTCGGTTTGGGATTGTTGTTTCAGAATGGAATGATACCATAACAGAAGGGCTTTGTTATGGGGCAGTTACTGGCCTTTTGGAAAATGAAGTGCCATCGGAACACATCATTCGTTGGAATGTGCCTGGAAGTTTTGAGCTTATTTACGGAGCAAAAAAAATGCTTCAAACTCAAAATGTCGATGCGGTAATTGCTATTGGATGCGTGATTCAAGGGGAAACCAAGCATTTTGATTTCGTTTGCGAAGGCGTCGCACAAGGTATAAAAGATTTGAACGTGCAAACCGATGTTCCCGTTATTTTTTGTGTATTGACCGACAATACGATGCAACAATCTATCGATAGGAGCGGAGGAATACACGGTAATAAAGGAACCGAAGCCGCTATTGCAGCGATCAAAATGGCGTATTTGCGACACCAAGCTTCGTTCAGTCACCAATTGAAAAATCAGCAACTCCTATCAACCGGACCTTTACAAATTGAAGGTTTGAAAATGATAGAAGAATAA
- a CDS encoding WbqC family protein codes for MNILIHPSYFPSISHYVAMAQCDTIVFEMEDNFQKQTNRNRTYIYSPNGIQLLNIPVKHSKEAHQKTKEIRIENDFNWQKQHFKSLEAAYRTSPFFEFFEDELFPIFEKKHQFLMDLNFETMEFVSKCLRLKLNFETTTEYFHEVDSNSIQDFRFLADGKKDKSQFESYTQVFDDKHGFLSNLSVLDLLFNEGKYALDYLKSQKFI; via the coding sequence ATGAACATTCTTATACACCCCTCCTATTTCCCCTCGATTAGCCATTATGTTGCGATGGCTCAATGTGATACAATTGTGTTTGAAATGGAGGATAATTTCCAAAAACAAACCAACCGAAATAGAACGTATATTTATAGCCCTAATGGCATTCAGTTGCTGAATATTCCTGTAAAACATTCGAAAGAAGCGCACCAAAAAACAAAAGAAATCAGGATCGAAAATGATTTCAATTGGCAAAAACAGCATTTCAAATCACTAGAAGCTGCTTATAGAACTTCGCCTTTCTTTGAGTTTTTTGAAGATGAACTTTTCCCAATTTTCGAAAAAAAACACCAATTCTTGATGGATTTGAATTTTGAAACGATGGAATTTGTCTCAAAATGCCTCAGATTGAAATTGAATTTCGAGACTACAACAGAATATTTCCACGAAGTAGATTCAAATTCTATTCAAGATTTTAGGTTTTTGGCTGATGGAAAAAAAGATAAATCCCAATTCGAAAGTTACACCCAAGTTTTTGATGACAAACACGGATTCTTAAGCAACTTAAGCGTTTTGGATTTGTTGTTCAACGAAGGGAAATATGCTCTGGATTATCTGAAAAGCCAGAAGTTTATTTAA
- a CDS encoding rhomboid family intramembrane serine protease encodes MQYKFGGLAQRLIYWNVACFLVSLFFYDFAVGAFRFPNWIALSSDPLVFITNPWTLLSYAFFHDGFGHIFFNMIILNFSCTLFLTFFTQKQLLGLYVLSAIFAGMAFVAGYYFLNLSASIVGASAAIMAVLVATTTYSPLMNVRLLLIGNVKLWHITLVIVVIDLMQIRIENTGGHIAHLAGAFFGFLYIKFLENGTDWSKIVSNVSDFFVNLFTKSSSTPLKTVHKNYKKPETKSTSRIVVKDKTQQQIDEILDKISRSGYDCLSQEEKEFLFKAGK; translated from the coding sequence ATGCAGTACAAATTCGGTGGATTGGCCCAAAGGCTGATCTATTGGAACGTAGCCTGTTTTTTGGTATCCTTGTTTTTTTATGATTTTGCTGTGGGAGCTTTTAGGTTCCCAAATTGGATTGCACTCAGTTCTGACCCCTTGGTTTTTATCACCAATCCTTGGACTTTGCTGAGCTATGCTTTTTTTCACGATGGATTTGGGCATATTTTTTTCAACATGATTATTTTGAACTTTTCCTGTACCTTATTTCTAACTTTTTTCACTCAAAAACAATTGCTTGGATTGTATGTTTTGAGCGCCATATTTGCTGGAATGGCTTTTGTAGCAGGATATTATTTTTTGAATTTAAGTGCTTCTATAGTTGGTGCTTCGGCGGCGATTATGGCTGTTTTGGTGGCCACTACCACTTACAGTCCTCTAATGAATGTACGGTTGCTACTCATTGGTAATGTCAAACTTTGGCACATCACCTTGGTCATTGTCGTTATTGACCTGATGCAAATCCGGATTGAAAATACAGGCGGACATATAGCGCATTTGGCTGGGGCATTTTTCGGTTTTCTTTATATTAAATTTCTTGAAAACGGAACCGATTGGAGTAAAATTGTTTCGAACGTATCCGATTTTTTTGTTAATTTGTTTACTAAATCATCATCAACGCCTCTCAAAACGGTGCATAAAAATTATAAAAAACCGGAAACAAAGTCAACATCAAGAATAGTTGTCAAGGATAAAACCCAGCAGCAAATCGATGAGATTTTGGATAAAATAAGCCGCTCGGGTTATGATTGTTTGTCACAAGAGGAAAAAGAATTTTTGTTTAAAGCAGGGAAATAA
- a CDS encoding ParB/RepB/Spo0J family partition protein, which produces MAQALKKQALGRGLSALLKDPENDIKSVNDKNADKVVGNIIELEIEAIEINPFQPRSNFNEDSLRELATSIKELGVIQPITVRKLDFNKYQLISGERRLRASTLVGLTTIPAYIRIANDNESLIMALVENIQRHDLDPIEIALSYQRLIDEIQLTQEQMSERVGKKRSTIANYLRLLKLDPVIQTGIRDGFISMGHGRAIINIENQDIQTDIYQKIVSQNLSVRETEALVKNYQESLKPKPAGKPKSAGFEIADAEKNTFNTYFGTKVEVKIAGNGKGKISIPFHSEEDFNRIIKLIKG; this is translated from the coding sequence ATGGCACAAGCACTAAAAAAACAAGCTTTAGGAAGAGGATTATCGGCTTTATTGAAAGATCCTGAAAACGATATCAAATCAGTAAACGATAAAAACGCCGATAAAGTGGTGGGTAATATTATTGAGCTTGAAATTGAGGCGATAGAAATCAATCCGTTTCAACCCCGAAGTAATTTCAACGAAGATTCCCTTCGAGAATTGGCCACTTCTATCAAGGAATTAGGAGTTATTCAACCTATTACTGTCCGAAAATTAGACTTCAATAAATACCAATTGATTTCGGGAGAACGCCGTTTACGTGCTTCGACCTTGGTTGGATTGACCACCATTCCTGCCTATATTCGTATTGCAAACGACAACGAATCCTTGATTATGGCTCTGGTTGAAAACATTCAACGCCACGATTTAGACCCCATAGAAATTGCACTTTCCTACCAAAGATTGATTGACGAAATTCAACTCACACAAGAGCAAATGAGCGAACGCGTAGGAAAAAAACGTTCGACTATTGCCAATTATCTTAGACTATTAAAATTAGATCCCGTTATCCAAACCGGAATCCGAGATGGTTTTATCAGTATGGGACACGGACGAGCCATTATCAATATCGAAAATCAAGATATTCAAACCGATATTTACCAAAAAATCGTGAGCCAGAATTTATCAGTTCGCGAAACAGAAGCCTTGGTCAAAAATTACCAGGAAAGCTTGAAGCCCAAGCCAGCAGGAAAACCAAAATCAGCTGGTTTTGAAATTGCCGATGCGGAGAAAAATACGTTCAATACCTATTTCGGAACCAAAGTAGAGGTGAAAATCGCTGGAAATGGCAAAGGAAAAATCAGTATTCCGTTTCATTCTGAAGAGGATTTCAACAGAATTATTAAACTAATAAAAGGCTAG
- the lepB gene encoding signal peptidase I, with protein sequence MTAYQWFVFFLLVQLIHFLGTWKLYEAAGRKRWEAAVPVYNAIVLMKIIGRPSWWTLLLFIPIINLIMFPVIWVETLRSFGKRSSLDTFLGVVTCGFYLYYINYTQPLHYIADRKLNPENKAADTVSSLLFAIIVATFVHTYFIQPYTIPTSSLEKSLLIGDFLFVSKMNYGARVPMTSVALPMVHDSIPLTKKKSYLSWPQLPYLRLPSFQKIEKNDIVVFNWPADTVYQFFDRSGRKAVLKPIDKKSNYVKRCQGTPGDVLEIKEGMVYIDGKPLVLPERAKSQYEHTVYSAKGVSNELLVASGSTEFNRVYILKPNSEEQIAAVQPYVLNASQNQDKSFTVMTGFNGIPLSVIQKTGIYAQEVYDAKNDVNLTLKAAAELRKNTAIDSVIRHIAKKTVVDPSIFPHNTNWTVDNYGPITIPEAGKTVQLTQQNIPLYKRIIESYEGNTLENNGQAIKINGEIAKSYTFKQNYYWMMGDNRHRSEDSRYWGFVPEDHIVGKPVFIWMSWDTNGKGLGKIRWERLFTTVGGDGQPQSYFQIFLILLAVFFIGDYFWKKRKAKNSKV encoded by the coding sequence ATGACAGCATATCAATGGTTTGTATTTTTCTTACTGGTACAACTAATTCACTTTTTAGGCACTTGGAAATTGTATGAAGCAGCAGGCAGAAAACGTTGGGAAGCCGCTGTTCCAGTATATAACGCTATCGTTTTAATGAAAATAATTGGTCGTCCCAGTTGGTGGACACTATTACTTTTCATTCCAATTATCAATCTGATTATGTTTCCGGTTATTTGGGTCGAAACCCTAAGAAGCTTCGGAAAACGATCTTCATTAGATACTTTTTTAGGCGTAGTTACTTGTGGTTTTTACCTTTATTATATCAATTATACTCAACCCTTACATTACATTGCTGACAGAAAATTAAATCCTGAAAACAAAGCTGCAGACACAGTGAGTTCCTTACTTTTTGCGATAATCGTTGCCACTTTTGTACACACTTATTTCATTCAACCTTACACTATTCCCACCTCATCCTTAGAAAAATCGTTATTGATAGGTGATTTTTTATTTGTAAGCAAAATGAATTATGGCGCGAGAGTTCCGATGACCTCAGTGGCTCTGCCCATGGTTCATGACTCTATCCCGTTGACGAAAAAGAAGTCGTATTTGAGTTGGCCACAACTACCCTATTTGAGATTGCCTTCGTTTCAGAAAATTGAAAAAAATGATATTGTAGTTTTCAATTGGCCTGCCGATACAGTGTACCAATTTTTTGATAGATCAGGCAGAAAAGCGGTTCTTAAACCTATTGATAAAAAATCGAATTATGTAAAAAGATGCCAAGGAACTCCGGGTGATGTTCTGGAAATTAAAGAGGGAATGGTCTATATCGACGGTAAACCTTTAGTGCTGCCTGAAAGAGCCAAATCACAATACGAACATACTGTGTATTCGGCAAAAGGGGTTTCGAATGAGCTGTTGGTCGCTTCTGGATCAACCGAATTTAATAGAGTTTATATCTTAAAACCAAATAGTGAGGAGCAAATTGCCGCCGTGCAACCTTACGTTTTAAACGCATCACAAAACCAAGACAAATCCTTTACGGTGATGACTGGTTTTAATGGAATTCCACTGAGTGTCATCCAAAAAACAGGAATTTATGCTCAAGAAGTGTACGATGCCAAAAACGATGTCAATCTTACCTTAAAAGCGGCAGCGGAATTGCGCAAAAACACGGCAATCGATTCTGTAATACGACATATTGCTAAAAAAACTGTAGTAGATCCCAGTATTTTTCCGCACAATACCAATTGGACTGTGGACAATTATGGTCCAATCACAATTCCTGAAGCAGGGAAAACAGTTCAATTGACGCAACAAAACATTCCTCTTTACAAAAGAATTATCGAAAGTTACGAAGGCAATACACTGGAAAACAATGGTCAAGCCATAAAAATAAACGGTGAAATTGCCAAATCGTACACCTTCAAACAAAACTACTATTGGATGATGGGAGACAATCGCCATCGTTCAGAAGACAGCCGCTACTGGGGTTTTGTTCCCGAAGACCATATCGTAGGGAAACCCGTTTTTATTTGGATGAGTTGGGATACCAATGGCAAAGGATTGGGCAAAATTCGTTGGGAACGCCTATTTACTACTGTCGGCGGTGATGGACAACCACAATCGTATTTCCAAATTTTCTTGATACTTTTGGCAGTCTTTTTTATAGGTGACTATTTTTGGAAAAAGAGAAAAGCAAAAAATTCAAAAGTTTAA
- a CDS encoding ParA family protein, which yields MGKIIAIANQKGGVGKTTTSVNLAASLGVLEKKVLLIDADPQANASSGLGIDVNTVEIGTYQIIEHSNSPMEAVLKCTAPNVDVIPAHIDLVAIEIELVDKPEREYMLKNSLESIKGEYDYIIIDCAPSLGLLTLNALTAADSVIIPIQCEYFALEGLGKLLNTIKSIQKIHNPNLDIEGLLLTMFDSRLRLSNQVVEEVQKHFNDMVFETIIQRNVKLSEAPSFGESIINYDATSKGANNYLQLAQEIIKKNSN from the coding sequence ATGGGCAAAATCATAGCGATAGCGAATCAAAAAGGCGGTGTTGGAAAGACGACAACTTCAGTAAATCTGGCAGCATCACTGGGTGTTTTAGAAAAAAAAGTGTTATTGATTGATGCTGATCCTCAGGCAAATGCGAGTTCAGGTCTTGGAATTGATGTTAATACGGTTGAAATTGGAACCTATCAAATTATCGAACACAGCAATAGTCCGATGGAGGCTGTGTTGAAATGCACTGCTCCCAATGTCGATGTGATTCCGGCTCATATTGACCTTGTGGCTATCGAAATTGAACTCGTTGACAAACCCGAACGCGAGTATATGCTCAAAAATTCGTTGGAAAGCATCAAAGGCGAGTACGATTATATTATTATCGATTGCGCTCCATCATTGGGATTGCTTACTTTGAACGCATTAACAGCTGCCGATTCTGTGATTATCCCCATTCAATGCGAATATTTTGCACTCGAAGGATTAGGAAAATTATTAAATACCATCAAAAGTATTCAAAAAATCCACAATCCAAATTTGGATATCGAAGGACTGCTGTTGACTATGTTTGACTCGAGATTGCGGTTGTCCAACCAAGTTGTAGAAGAGGTTCAGAAACATTTTAACGATATGGTTTTTGAAACAATAATCCAGCGAAATGTCAAATTGAGTGAAGCACCAAGTTTTGGCGAAAGCATTATAAACTATGACGCTACAAGTAAAGGTGCCAATAATTATTTACAACTGGCTCAAGAAATTATAAAGAAAAATAGCAACTAA
- a CDS encoding endonuclease/exonuclease/phosphatase family protein: MKNLSWFNKVMFILNIVLTVSTFVAYVLPFLAPTLFPILSVFTLFMPLFFILNGLFFFYWGVQFKKRMILSGLVLLMGITFINKFYKFSAKEYPENEKDFTVMSYNVRLFNVFKWLSRDDVPDNILTFINEKNPDILCIQEYSNSADIDLKVYRHKYILMEGNQIKTAQAIFSKFPIIDQGNIVFPNSNNNVVYADIKKGKDIIRVYNMHLQSIKISPDVSEIDENIETINQGKSQKLFYRISKAFKKQQQQAEIIKEHKKDCPYPIIICGDMNNSAFSYVYRNIKGSLNDTFEEAGVGFGATYKFRYYPARIDYIFADDKMKVRRFESFPDFENSDHYPIMAKLSME, encoded by the coding sequence ATGAAAAACCTTTCTTGGTTTAATAAAGTGATGTTTATTTTGAATATAGTACTAACTGTATCCACATTTGTTGCTTACGTTTTACCTTTTTTAGCACCTACATTATTCCCCATACTTTCCGTTTTTACACTGTTTATGCCCTTGTTTTTTATATTGAATGGGCTATTTTTTTTCTATTGGGGAGTTCAATTCAAAAAGCGAATGATTTTGTCCGGTTTGGTGCTTTTGATGGGCATTACTTTTATTAATAAATTCTATAAGTTTTCTGCTAAAGAGTATCCCGAAAACGAAAAAGATTTTACTGTGATGAGTTATAATGTTCGCTTGTTTAATGTGTTCAAATGGCTGAGCAGAGATGACGTACCCGATAATATTTTGACCTTTATCAATGAAAAAAATCCTGACATTTTGTGTATTCAGGAATATTCAAATTCTGCCGATATCGATTTGAAAGTGTACCGTCATAAGTACATCCTGATGGAAGGCAATCAGATTAAGACTGCTCAGGCTATTTTTTCTAAATTTCCGATCATCGACCAAGGAAATATCGTTTTTCCCAATTCGAATAATAATGTGGTTTATGCGGATATCAAAAAAGGGAAGGATATTATTAGAGTCTATAATATGCATTTGCAATCGATAAAAATTTCGCCGGATGTCTCGGAAATCGATGAGAATATTGAGACCATCAATCAGGGAAAATCGCAGAAATTGTTTTATAGAATTAGCAAGGCTTTCAAAAAGCAACAGCAGCAGGCGGAGATTATCAAAGAGCACAAAAAAGATTGTCCTTATCCTATCATTATCTGTGGGGATATGAATAATAGCGCGTTTTCGTACGTGTATCGAAATATTAAGGGTTCCTTGAATGATACTTTCGAAGAGGCGGGAGTTGGTTTTGGAGCAACCTATAAATTCCGGTATTATCCAGCTCGAATAGACTACATTTTTGCCGATGATAAAATGAAAGTCAGAAGATTTGAAAGTTTTCCAGATTTCGAAAATTCAGATCATTACCCGATTATGGCAAAACTTTCGATGGAGTAG
- the dapB gene encoding 4-hydroxy-tetrahydrodipicolinate reductase, giving the protein MKIALLGYGKMGKTIERIALERGHEIVLKKDEFNTYEGLSNADVAIDFSIPAVAVENISNCFYNHVPVISGTTGWLDRYNEMLALCTEKNGAFISSSNFSLGVNLFFELNEYLAKMMSKFDSYKVEMEEIHHTQKLDAPSGTAISLAKGVIENSNYTNWTLDEAKENQVHIEAVRTGDVPGTHTVSYHSGIDSIEIKHTAHNRDGFALGAVIAAEWIVGKQGVFTMKDVLELNSK; this is encoded by the coding sequence ATGAAAATAGCACTTTTAGGATACGGGAAAATGGGTAAAACCATCGAAAGAATTGCCTTAGAAAGAGGTCACGAGATTGTTTTGAAAAAGGACGAATTCAACACCTACGAAGGACTTTCGAATGCCGATGTGGCTATCGATTTTAGTATTCCAGCGGTTGCTGTAGAAAATATTTCAAACTGTTTTTATAACCACGTTCCTGTTATTTCTGGCACGACAGGTTGGTTAGACCGATACAATGAAATGCTCGCTCTTTGCACAGAAAAAAATGGGGCTTTTATTTCCAGTTCTAACTTCAGCTTGGGGGTCAATCTTTTCTTTGAGCTCAATGAATATCTAGCAAAAATGATGTCCAAATTCGATTCGTATAAAGTCGAAATGGAGGAAATTCATCATACCCAAAAACTCGATGCACCAAGCGGAACCGCAATTTCTCTAGCCAAAGGCGTAATCGAAAACAGCAATTACACCAATTGGACCTTGGACGAGGCGAAAGAAAATCAGGTTCATATTGAAGCTGTCAGAACGGGCGATGTTCCCGGAACACATACCGTATCGTACCATTCAGGTATCGATTCCATCGAAATTAAGCACACAGCACACAATCGCGATGGTTTTGCACTTGGCGCAGTGATTGCCGCCGAATGGATTGTAGGAAAGCAAGGCGTATTTACAATGAAAGATGTACTAGAATTAAATTCCAAATAA
- a CDS encoding rhomboid family intramembrane serine protease produces the protein MMNITPVVKQLLIINILFFIGSYFVPVAYDFFALYYPESDSFKGWQFITHMFMHAPFPNIAHILFNMFALYSFGSALEHFWGGKKFLFFYISCGLGAALLHTGVNYYEIHSLLSDVSNLKLTSSEIHLLLNADYSSLFDAKGQMMAGEIQSILERVNCSQQQFNTIVQASMITKGTVVGASGAIYGLLAAFAFMFPNAELALMFIPVPIKAKYFVPGILAIDLFLGFKGSSIFGAGSTGIAHFAHVGGAITGFLMMWFWKKNQFNGNRWN, from the coding sequence ATGATGAACATCACACCGGTTGTAAAACAACTATTGATTATTAATATTTTATTCTTTATTGGTTCCTATTTTGTACCAGTAGCCTATGATTTTTTTGCGCTGTATTACCCTGAAAGCGATAGTTTTAAGGGATGGCAATTCATAACTCATATGTTCATGCACGCGCCATTTCCGAATATTGCACATATTTTATTCAATATGTTTGCGCTTTATTCTTTTGGAAGTGCTTTAGAACATTTTTGGGGTGGAAAAAAATTCTTGTTTTTCTACATTTCTTGTGGGCTAGGCGCTGCTTTGTTGCATACAGGAGTCAATTATTATGAAATACATTCCTTGTTATCCGATGTGTCCAATTTGAAATTAACTTCTTCTGAAATTCATCTTTTATTGAATGCTGATTATAGCTCCTTATTTGATGCCAAAGGCCAAATGATGGCGGGCGAAATACAAAGTATTTTAGAGCGAGTGAATTGTAGCCAACAACAGTTCAATACTATTGTTCAGGCTTCGATGATTACCAAAGGCACTGTTGTAGGTGCTTCAGGAGCTATTTATGGATTATTGGCGGCCTTCGCTTTTATGTTTCCCAATGCTGAATTGGCTTTGATGTTTATTCCAGTTCCCATTAAAGCCAAATATTTTGTACCCGGAATTTTGGCGATCGATTTGTTTTTAGGATTCAAAGGAAGTTCCATTTTTGGGGCAGGAAGTACCGGAATTGCCCATTTTGCACACGTTGGTGGAGCCATAACAGGTTTCCTGATGATGTGGTTTTGGAAGAAAAATCAATTTAATGGAAATCGTTGGAATTAA
- a CDS encoding DUF5683 domain-containing protein, which yields MHKLYFIVLFLFAFGNCSVFSQKKTEEVLIAKDTLKSKDIDPLTPAKAAFYSAILPGLGQAYNKKYWKIPIVYGAIGVSLYYYIDSSQKYHQYRDAYKRRLEGYTDDEFSYYNDEQLISAQKFYQRNKDFSALFVVGFYVLNIVDANVDAALIQFNVNENLSVKPDVYINDVTYRANFGLTFNYNF from the coding sequence GTGCATAAATTGTATTTCATAGTGCTATTCCTTTTTGCATTTGGAAATTGCTCCGTTTTTTCTCAAAAGAAAACAGAGGAAGTTTTGATAGCAAAAGACACTCTGAAATCAAAGGACATCGACCCTTTAACACCCGCAAAAGCAGCTTTTTATTCGGCTATTCTTCCGGGTTTAGGTCAAGCTTACAATAAAAAATACTGGAAAATCCCCATTGTGTATGGAGCAATTGGCGTCAGTTTGTACTATTATATTGATAGCAGCCAAAAATACCATCAATACAGGGATGCCTACAAACGGAGATTAGAGGGTTATACAGACGATGAATTCAGCTATTACAATGACGAACAGTTAATTTCTGCACAAAAATTTTACCAACGAAACAAAGATTTTTCAGCTTTATTTGTGGTTGGATTTTATGTATTAAATATTGTGGATGCCAATGTTGACGCGGCTTTAATTCAATTTAATGTCAATGAAAACTTATCGGTCAAACCGGATGTTTATATTAATGATGTAACATATCGAGCCAATTTTGGACTAACTTTTAATTATAATTTTTAA